The SAR324 cluster bacterium genome window below encodes:
- a CDS encoding UDP-glucose--hexose-1-phosphate uridylyltransferase: protein MQLNPTEHPHRRWNPLTGQWVLVSPHRTKRPWQGNQEASATEQRPEHDPNCYLCPGNTRAGGLKNPVYQSTYVFNNDFSALLPDTPDGIQAEHPLLQMQGQRGLCRVICFSPRHDLTLPEMDQSNIESVVQLWMSQVEELGQSYRWVQIFENKGGVMGCSNPHPHGQIWASSELPNEPAQEDLQQKQYFLRNNAVLLEDYANLELDKKERLVISNKHWLVVIPFWAIWPFETLLLPRRHIRRLTEITTEEQTSLADILKRFLTRYDNLFQTSFPYSMGWHGAPMGTDEDSYWQLHAHFYPPLLRSATIKKFMVGYEMLGESQRDITAEQAAARMREMSEIHFKTKK, encoded by the coding sequence ATGCAACTCAACCCGACAGAGCACCCCCATCGTCGCTGGAATCCATTGACCGGACAATGGGTCCTGGTTTCCCCGCACCGCACAAAACGTCCCTGGCAGGGCAATCAGGAAGCGTCTGCGACCGAACAACGTCCGGAACATGACCCGAACTGTTATCTCTGTCCCGGCAATACCAGAGCCGGAGGCCTCAAAAATCCGGTGTATCAAAGCACTTATGTCTTCAACAATGATTTTTCAGCGTTGCTTCCTGATACGCCTGATGGCATTCAGGCCGAACATCCACTGTTGCAAATGCAGGGGCAACGTGGCCTATGCAGGGTGATCTGTTTTTCACCAAGACATGATCTGACATTACCGGAAATGGATCAGTCCAATATTGAATCTGTCGTCCAACTGTGGATGTCTCAAGTGGAAGAACTGGGACAGTCTTATCGTTGGGTGCAGATTTTTGAAAACAAGGGCGGCGTCATGGGATGCTCCAATCCACATCCTCACGGTCAAATCTGGGCAAGTTCTGAACTTCCCAATGAACCGGCTCAGGAAGATTTGCAGCAAAAGCAATATTTTCTGCGAAATAACGCTGTTCTGTTGGAGGATTACGCAAACCTGGAACTGGATAAAAAAGAACGTCTGGTGATTAGCAACAAACACTGGCTGGTTGTGATTCCGTTCTGGGCAATCTGGCCCTTTGAAACATTGCTTCTTCCCCGAAGGCATATTCGCAGACTCACAGAAATCACCACAGAAGAACAAACAAGTCTGGCTGATATTCTGAAACGATTCCTGACGCGCTATGACAATTTGTTTCAGACTTCATTTCCCTATTCCATGGGCTGGCATGGTGCGCCCATGGGAACCGATGAAGACAGTTATTGGCAGCTTCATGCGCATTTTTATCCGCCACTGCTTCGCTCTGCCACGATTAAAAAATTCATGGTGGGTTATGAAATGCTGGGAGAATCACAACGGGATATCACGGCCGAACAGGCGGCGGCCCGGATGCGGGAAATGTCCGAAATCCATTTCAAAACGAAGAAATGA
- a CDS encoding alpha-galactosidase, with translation MKIQSINISFDYKGERLQYSFQDPSVMVNPLFEMNLVSSSFPQGQKIALTLVPQQELRLHSVELAMKYAFEKGDRVFLNGFQTWTESREYGMAETILPLNRWTSPVNRVFEFKNYGDYHFYETSGKPGYFHSFTWSTLSRGRSLKLIGSLNETNGYSIIEYAVPEQKISLRKDCEGLDCSVQTTILEFLICDGREQDLFDTWFQHLSLPAPHVTQSTGWTSWYNYYTKITPEILLDNLNAFASRQIPLDLFQIDDGYQEAVGDWLQTNSKFPEGLTPLTGQIHANGYKAGLWLAPFVCEKNSRLFHDKPEWLLKNEKGHPLTAGFCHLWSGDFYALDVYHPEFRQYLIDVFAKVFTEWNFDMVKLDFLYAVALQPRLGKSRGQIMYEAMKFLREIIGDKIILGCGVPLGSAFGLVDFCRISCDIALKWEDALLNNVVHYRERVSTRSALTSTIFRRQLNHRAFVNDPDVFLLRDNNLSLTVDQRKTLFIMNLVFGGLLFTSDHIGEYSKETLDLYQSQFPLRNRDDLKVEDKDGVYYIRFRSDDREYWVFSNFTPKSRGVSLRPGAFYCDEEIVFKRIKLEPFETKCLHRLSSAPFDVAGSTSHIFPGMDVERVVWNMDNTELVVSQKCPRYKEILLRIPKHFKGLTVNDHYFKSRKMNGENLLRVCFHPSGELVPPKSSEVS, from the coding sequence ATGAAGATTCAATCCATCAATATCTCTTTTGATTACAAGGGAGAACGTCTCCAGTACAGTTTCCAGGATCCATCCGTGATGGTGAATCCCCTGTTTGAAATGAATCTGGTATCGTCTTCTTTTCCGCAGGGACAAAAAATTGCGCTCACGCTGGTTCCACAACAGGAACTTCGCTTACATTCTGTGGAACTGGCTATGAAATATGCCTTTGAAAAAGGGGATCGTGTATTTTTGAATGGATTTCAGACATGGACCGAAAGCCGCGAATATGGCATGGCCGAAACCATTCTACCGCTGAATCGATGGACTTCACCGGTGAACAGGGTGTTTGAATTCAAAAATTATGGTGATTATCATTTTTATGAAACGTCTGGAAAACCGGGCTATTTCCATAGTTTTACCTGGTCCACCCTGTCGCGGGGACGCTCTTTGAAATTGATTGGTTCTCTCAATGAAACCAATGGCTACAGCATTATTGAATATGCGGTTCCCGAACAGAAAATTTCGTTGCGAAAAGACTGTGAAGGGCTGGACTGTTCCGTACAGACAACGATCCTGGAATTTTTGATTTGTGATGGCAGGGAACAGGATTTGTTTGACACCTGGTTTCAGCATCTGTCACTTCCCGCACCTCATGTGACTCAAAGCACAGGCTGGACCAGTTGGTATAATTATTACACTAAAATCACTCCAGAAATCCTTCTCGATAACCTCAACGCGTTTGCCAGTCGGCAGATTCCGCTCGATCTGTTTCAGATTGATGATGGCTATCAGGAAGCAGTTGGTGACTGGCTTCAGACCAATTCCAAATTTCCAGAGGGTCTCACACCCCTCACCGGGCAGATCCATGCAAACGGCTACAAGGCCGGATTATGGCTGGCACCCTTTGTCTGTGAAAAAAATTCCCGCTTGTTCCATGACAAACCGGAATGGCTTCTCAAAAATGAAAAAGGCCATCCGCTGACTGCCGGGTTTTGTCATTTATGGAGCGGAGATTTTTATGCGCTGGATGTGTATCATCCTGAGTTCAGACAATATCTGATAGATGTGTTTGCCAAAGTATTCACTGAATGGAATTTTGATATGGTGAAACTGGATTTTCTCTATGCGGTGGCACTTCAGCCACGTTTGGGGAAATCAAGAGGGCAGATCATGTATGAAGCCATGAAATTTCTGCGGGAAATTATTGGCGACAAAATCATTCTGGGCTGTGGTGTGCCACTCGGTTCAGCGTTTGGTCTGGTCGATTTTTGCCGGATCAGTTGTGATATTGCCCTCAAGTGGGAAGATGCTCTGCTGAACAATGTGGTGCATTATCGGGAACGTGTTTCCACCCGCAGTGCCTTGACCAGCACTATTTTCCGGCGTCAATTGAATCATCGGGCCTTTGTCAATGATCCGGATGTTTTTTTATTGAGAGATAATAATCTGTCCTTAACCGTTGACCAGCGCAAAACCCTGTTTATCATGAATCTGGTATTTGGCGGTTTATTGTTCACGTCAGACCATATCGGAGAATATTCCAAAGAAACCCTGGACTTGTATCAGTCCCAGTTTCCACTGCGGAACAGGGATGATTTAAAGGTCGAAGACAAGGATGGCGTGTATTACATCCGCTTCCGTTCAGACGATCGGGAATACTGGGTTTTTTCCAATTTCACTCCGAAATCCCGTGGGGTTTCACTGAGGCCCGGGGCGTTTTATTGTGATGAGGAAATTGTCTTCAAACGCATCAAACTTGAGCCTTTTGAAACAAAGTGTCTGCATCGCCTGTCCTCTGCTCCGTTTGATGTCGCAGGCAGCACCAGTCATATTTTTCCGGGAATGGATGTGGAGCGGGTTGTCTGGAATATGGACAACACCGAACTGGTTGTCAGTCAGAAATGTCCACGTTATAAAGAGATCCTGCTCAGGATTCCAAAGCATTTCAAAGGACTGACTGTGAATGACCATTATTTCAAATCAAGAAAAATGAATGGCGAGAACCTGCTTCGGGTATGTTTTCATCCTTCAGGTGAATTAGTCCCACCTAAATCTTCAGAGGTCTCATGA
- a CDS encoding MFS transporter yields MTMAKKLPFSKQIAYAIGQLGWSILINVVNLQLVYFYIPPSGSGLKTFIPQVVFLAVLNALTLLAASGRLFDAITDPLIASLSDNWKGPNGRRMPFLKVGAIPAALCCLLMFIPVIQEESGWNIAWLFLTQILFYLFLTVYVTPYFALLPELGHSARQRLNLSTWISITYALGIMLAAQIPVLASVMKAWGITNPVTAIQWAIGLITMLAALLMLVPPLMIDEREYCLGAPANIPVFQALKQTFRNKHFIYYVVADFSYFMGLTIVMTGLLYYITVLLGLNESLMGILLPLMVVISFLFYPVVNILAQKTGKKILITGSFLFMSGTFFFIFFFGKLPIPNLLQAYLVVILYSVPLAFLGVLPNAVLADIAEHDALKTGIRQEGMYFAARTLMQKFGQTFGVLIFAGLTSLGKDPGDDLGIRLSGLVGFGLCLSAGLFFWKYQEDLLLRETEMFEADMEGDQV; encoded by the coding sequence ATGACTATGGCAAAAAAATTACCGTTCTCAAAACAGATCGCCTATGCCATTGGTCAACTGGGGTGGTCAATCCTCATCAATGTGGTTAATCTGCAACTGGTTTATTTTTACATTCCACCTTCCGGGTCCGGCCTGAAAACCTTTATTCCACAAGTGGTTTTTCTGGCCGTATTGAATGCCTTGACCCTGTTGGCCGCCAGCGGACGACTGTTTGACGCGATCACGGATCCATTGATCGCCAGTCTGAGCGATAACTGGAAGGGCCCCAACGGACGGCGGATGCCCTTTTTGAAAGTCGGAGCGATTCCTGCGGCATTGTGTTGTTTGCTCATGTTCATTCCTGTCATTCAGGAGGAAAGTGGCTGGAATATCGCATGGCTGTTTCTTACACAGATTTTATTTTATCTCTTTCTCACCGTTTACGTGACCCCCTATTTCGCACTGTTGCCCGAACTGGGGCATTCCGCGCGTCAGCGACTGAACCTGTCCACATGGATTTCCATCACCTATGCTCTCGGAATCATGTTGGCGGCTCAGATCCCGGTGTTGGCAAGTGTCATGAAAGCATGGGGCATCACCAATCCTGTCACGGCGATCCAGTGGGCCATCGGATTGATCACCATGCTGGCTGCCCTGTTGATGCTGGTTCCTCCACTGATGATCGATGAACGTGAATACTGCCTGGGGGCTCCCGCGAATATCCCTGTTTTTCAGGCCTTGAAACAAACCTTCAGAAATAAACATTTTATTTATTACGTGGTGGCTGATTTTTCATATTTCATGGGCCTGACGATTGTCATGACAGGCTTGTTGTATTACATCACCGTCTTGTTGGGTTTGAATGAATCATTGATGGGAATTCTCCTGCCGCTGATGGTGGTGATTTCATTTTTGTTTTATCCAGTGGTGAATATTCTGGCACAGAAAACCGGAAAAAAAATTCTGATCACCGGTTCCTTTTTATTCATGAGCGGAACCTTCTTTTTTATCTTTTTTTTCGGAAAACTGCCGATTCCGAATCTGCTCCAGGCGTATCTGGTGGTCATTCTCTATTCTGTACCACTGGCTTTTCTGGGAGTTTTGCCCAATGCGGTGCTGGCGGATATCGCGGAACATGACGCCCTGAAAACAGGTATTCGTCAGGAAGGAATGTATTTTGCCGCACGAACCCTGATGCAAAAGTTTGGACAGACGTTCGGCGTGCTGATTTTTGCGGGACTCACTTCGCTGGGCAAAGATCCCGGAGATGATCTGGGAATTCGCCTGAGTGGTCTGGTAGGCTTCGGGTTGTGTCTGTCGGCAGGGTTATTTTTCTGGAAATATCAGGAAGATCTGTTGCTCAGGGAAACCGAAATGTTTGAAGCGGACATGGAAGGCGATCAGGTTTGA
- a CDS encoding winged helix-turn-helix transcriptional regulator, translating into MDLTERDIHEELAHLFDDQSGNIQKAARGLKVIAHPARLKILCVLSKGEYSVQALEKYTGLAQATLSQHLSVLKDRDVVNSRRDGNFSLYSVGNPQFIELFHLIKGMYCQP; encoded by the coding sequence ATGGATTTAACAGAACGAGACATTCATGAAGAATTAGCACATTTATTTGATGACCAAAGCGGTAACATCCAAAAAGCGGCCCGTGGCTTGAAAGTTATTGCTCATCCCGCTCGTCTGAAAATTTTGTGTGTTTTAAGTAAAGGTGAGTATTCTGTCCAGGCACTTGAAAAATATACAGGCCTTGCACAGGCAACACTTTCTCAGCACTTATCGGTTTTGAAGGATCGAGACGTCGTCAATTCACGGAGGGATGGCAATTTTTCACTCTATTCCGTTGGCAATCCTCAATTTATTGAACTGTTTCACCTGATCAAAGGGATGTATTGTCAGCCATAG
- a CDS encoding sulfite exporter TauE/SafE family protein: protein MDTSIFIDISFPIILGLTSSLHCAGMCGGIVCSYTLPFQQSSAPGLWKYHTLYVAGRVLIYSWIGALMGALGGSVSWLIEPQTSLKAAGAWLGGGIMILGGAVVLVGKRWPDFISSWISQSMSWLVPSLKSWGQKMGPWKVFPLGMVSGILPCGMMWAVEMRAFATNSLWQGMLTMLVFCIATTPSLLLTAVILSRVSPKLRYHSVHFSGILVLLMGIYVIVQYTGLFRPV from the coding sequence ATGGATACCTCCATTTTCATTGATATATCCTTTCCAATTATTCTGGGACTGACCAGCAGTCTCCACTGTGCGGGAATGTGCGGTGGAATTGTGTGTTCCTATACGCTACCATTTCAGCAATCCTCTGCTCCCGGTTTATGGAAATACCACACCCTGTATGTTGCTGGACGTGTACTGATCTATTCCTGGATCGGAGCACTGATGGGAGCATTAGGTGGCAGTGTGAGCTGGTTGATTGAGCCGCAGACTTCCTTGAAAGCCGCAGGCGCATGGCTTGGTGGGGGCATCATGATCCTCGGTGGCGCGGTCGTGTTGGTGGGTAAACGCTGGCCTGACTTTATCAGTTCATGGATTTCGCAAAGTATGTCCTGGTTGGTACCATCGCTCAAAAGCTGGGGACAGAAAATGGGGCCCTGGAAAGTTTTTCCGCTGGGCATGGTTTCAGGAATTCTCCCCTGTGGAATGATGTGGGCTGTAGAAATGCGTGCTTTTGCTACGAATTCGTTGTGGCAGGGCATGCTGACCATGCTGGTGTTTTGTATTGCCACCACTCCCAGCCTGTTGCTCACTGCCGTGATTCTTTCCCGTGTTTCTCCAAAACTGCGCTACCATTCTGTTCATTTTTCCGGTATTCTGGTGTTGCTGATGGGCATCTATGTGATTGTCCAATACACAGGTCTTTTTCGTCCTGTATGA
- a CDS encoding FixH family protein gives MNMKESEPETSRFNIWPLGIVLFFLMVFAVNALFIWKASQQPSDLVSSDYYEQSQAYEQVIDAQRMTAKSGWSAKVTPIHEADQTRMLVDVQDANGEKLSGLKGHLQAYRPSDSSLDETVTLHEIEAGRYEALLKRLLRGSWKITITFENQEGNPVFIQTHPFRI, from the coding sequence ATGAACATGAAAGAATCAGAACCAGAAACCAGTCGATTCAATATCTGGCCCCTAGGAATCGTCCTGTTTTTTCTAATGGTGTTTGCGGTCAATGCCCTGTTTATATGGAAGGCCAGTCAACAGCCATCGGATCTTGTTTCCAGTGATTATTACGAGCAGTCTCAGGCTTATGAACAAGTGATTGACGCACAACGGATGACCGCAAAATCAGGCTGGAGTGCCAAGGTGACTCCAATTCATGAGGCCGATCAAACCCGTATGCTGGTTGACGTTCAGGATGCTAACGGTGAGAAACTGTCGGGATTAAAGGGGCATTTACAGGCCTATCGTCCCTCGGATTCCTCTCTGGATGAAACCGTGACGCTCCATGAAATCGAAGCCGGACGCTATGAAGCCTTATTGAAACGACTGCTGCGTGGTTCATGGAAAATCACCATCACTTTTGAAAATCAGGAGGGGAATCCTGTTTTCATACAGACCCATCCTTTCCGTATTTGA
- the ccoG gene encoding cytochrome c oxidase accessory protein CcoG: MSDAHIPKTLSTVDQTGHRIWVYPKAIKGRFTLSRQWVSYALMVFYFGVPWLKINGLPAFQLDVTDRRFIILGQIFFPQDVKYLVFVLVAAAIAMFFFTALAGRLWCGWACPQTVFLEFVFRKIEILIEGDRNQRLALDNAPWGLKKIGKKSFKHILFLIFASLTANTFLAYFVGIDNILKWITQPPSEHWGAFLFMMFNLVIFYFDFAWFREQFCTLLCPYARFQSALADENTFQVSYDEQRGEPRGKVGKANGDCVNCNLCVQVCPTGIDIRDGLQLECIGCARCIDACDSIMDKVKRPRGLIRYDSEARMEGKTNKIIRPRIMIYAGILLVMIAGLIWSVSHRPLVEFTVIRNPGEPYSVLAGNTVSNHLTLRLINKDRQDHQIMVRLEEPEEAQLIVPIQPYPLFQNSTQRLDIFVNVPQRLLENGKLPITLYLDSDGQQVGKMDIRLLGPQ; this comes from the coding sequence ATGAGTGACGCACATATTCCAAAGACACTAAGCACTGTCGATCAGACAGGACATCGGATCTGGGTTTATCCCAAGGCTATCAAAGGCCGTTTTACGCTAAGCCGTCAATGGGTGAGTTATGCGCTCATGGTGTTTTATTTCGGGGTTCCATGGCTAAAAATCAATGGTCTCCCGGCCTTTCAACTGGATGTTACGGATCGTCGATTTATCATTTTAGGGCAGATTTTTTTTCCACAGGATGTCAAATATCTGGTGTTCGTTCTGGTCGCGGCCGCAATCGCCATGTTCTTTTTTACAGCGCTGGCAGGAAGATTATGGTGTGGTTGGGCCTGTCCGCAGACCGTGTTTCTTGAATTTGTTTTTCGCAAAATCGAGATCCTCATTGAGGGAGACCGCAATCAGCGATTGGCCTTGGATAACGCACCATGGGGACTGAAAAAAATTGGTAAAAAAAGCTTCAAACATATCTTGTTTCTAATATTTGCCAGTCTGACCGCCAATACATTTCTGGCCTATTTTGTCGGGATTGATAATATTCTTAAATGGATCACACAACCGCCGTCAGAACATTGGGGTGCGTTTTTGTTCATGATGTTCAATCTCGTGATTTTTTATTTTGATTTTGCCTGGTTCAGAGAACAGTTCTGCACACTTCTCTGTCCTTATGCCAGATTCCAGTCTGCCTTAGCCGATGAAAACACATTTCAGGTGAGCTATGATGAGCAGCGTGGGGAACCACGGGGAAAAGTCGGGAAAGCCAATGGTGATTGTGTGAACTGTAACCTGTGTGTCCAGGTTTGTCCCACAGGAATTGACATCCGTGATGGACTTCAACTTGAATGTATCGGCTGTGCCCGTTGTATTGATGCCTGTGATTCCATCATGGACAAGGTCAAACGCCCCAGAGGTTTGATTCGTTATGACTCAGAAGCCCGCATGGAAGGCAAGACCAACAAAATTATCAGACCCAGAATTATGATCTATGCCGGCATTCTGCTGGTGATGATTGCAGGTTTAATATGGTCTGTTTCCCATCGCCCGCTGGTGGAATTTACAGTGATCAGAAACCCCGGAGAGCCTTACAGCGTTTTGGCCGGTAATACCGTAAGCAATCACCTGACCTTGCGTCTGATCAATAAAGATCGACAGGATCATCAGATCATGGTCAGACTGGAGGAACCAGAAGAAGCCCAATTGATTGTGCCAATTCAACCGTACCCTCTTTTCCAAAACTCAACACAACGACTGGATATTTTTGTGAATGTACCTCAACGGTTGTTGGAGAATGGAAAATTGCCCATCACGTTGTATCTGGATTCTGATGGTCAACAAGTCGGGAAAATGGACATCCGACTTCTGGGACCACAATAG
- a CDS encoding c-type cytochrome yields the protein MASQKDQLLDHDYDGIKEFDNPLPAWWLWLFYGTIIFGIVYVPYYHLFGGKSVLQEYNEEVALVEQQRAETAKAAAPTVTPSSADQSAPVAAVATSGGDLDDGKQIYMANCLPCHGASGEGGIGPNLTDKFWLHGNTTANLVEVVTNGVPSMGMISWKAILNPKKISNVVAYIQALQGTNPPNAKAPQGVEYP from the coding sequence ATGGCATCTCAAAAAGACCAATTGCTAGATCACGATTATGATGGGATCAAAGAGTTTGATAACCCGCTACCAGCATGGTGGCTGTGGCTGTTTTATGGTACCATTATTTTCGGGATTGTTTATGTTCCGTATTATCACTTGTTCGGAGGAAAATCTGTCCTTCAGGAATACAACGAAGAAGTTGCCCTTGTGGAACAGCAACGTGCCGAAACCGCTAAAGCAGCGGCACCAACTGTGACACCATCTTCAGCAGATCAATCTGCACCCGTTGCCGCTGTCGCAACATCTGGTGGGGATCTTGATGACGGAAAACAGATTTACATGGCCAACTGTCTGCCCTGTCATGGTGCGTCGGGTGAAGGTGGCATCGGACCAAATCTGACAGATAAATTCTGGTTACACGGCAACACCACCGCAAATCTTGTGGAAGTGGTGACCAATGGTGTGCCCAGCATGGGGATGATCTCATGGAAAGCCATTCTGAATCCGAAAAAAATTAGCAATGTGGTGGCTTATATTCAGGCCCTTCAGGGGACAAACCCACCCAATGCAAAAGCACCTCAGGGGGTTGAATATCCCTGA
- a CDS encoding cbb3-type cytochrome c oxidase subunit 3, translating into MIRDVMAEVGFSFWGITSLLIFFILFVGILGWVFRKNSSRQYEDISRIPLEKSDSDIASDSRDS; encoded by the coding sequence ATGATTCGTGATGTAATGGCGGAAGTCGGATTTTCTTTCTGGGGAATCACTTCCCTACTAATTTTTTTCATTCTGTTTGTGGGAATCCTGGGCTGGGTTTTTCGTAAAAACTCAAGCAGGCAATATGAGGATATTTCCAGAATTCCACTGGAAAAATCGGATTCAGATATTGCCAGTGATTCCCGTGATTCTTGA
- the ccoN gene encoding cytochrome-c oxidase, cbb3-type subunit I, with protein MANMETFRYNDSIVRKFLLASILWGAVGLLVGVIIAAQLAIRELNLTSWLTFGRLRPLHTNAVIFAFVGNAMFAGVYHSTQRLCKARMFNDILSNIHFWGWQLIIVSAALTLPFGITTGKEYAELEWPIDISIALIWVVFAINFFGTLIKRRERHMYVALWFYIATILTVAMLHIVNSLEMPVSFLKSYSLYAGVQDALVQWWYGHNAVAFFLTTPILGLMYYYMPKAADRPVYSYRLSIVHFWSLVFLYIWAGPHHLLSTALPEWAQSLGMAFSLMLIAPSWGGMLNGLLTLRGAWDKLRTDPILKFMVVAVTFYGMSTFEGPMMSIKVVNALSHYTDWTIGHVHSGALGWNGFMNFALVYYLLPKLWGRKLYSVQLANIHFWLATIGIIIYIISMWVAGITQGLMWREFDADGYLVYGNFVETVIKIVPMYYVRLIGGLLYFGGMLIMVYNVVKTIAGVKVPDDELAQAPARETKPLTGLSLQRVLEERPLQFGVLVLVAAAIGGLVEIVPTFIVKSNIPTIASVKPYTALELEGRDIYIREGCYNCHSQMVRPFRAETERYGEYSKAGEFVYDHPFQWGSKRTGPDLHRVGGKYPDIWHYRHMQDPLNTSAGSLMPKYDWLLSNKLDTSDTQGKLKAMKVIGVPYSSDEINNAVKDLKAQASEIAANLEQQGIKGSADKEIIALIAYLQRVGTDIKKGMSMSSNSTHSQN; from the coding sequence ATGGCTAATATGGAAACCTTTCGTTATAACGACAGCATCGTTCGTAAATTTTTGCTGGCCAGCATCCTTTGGGGTGCCGTTGGACTGCTTGTAGGCGTGATTATCGCTGCGCAACTGGCAATTCGAGAACTAAATCTTACTTCCTGGCTCACTTTCGGTCGCTTACGACCCTTGCATACCAATGCTGTGATTTTCGCGTTTGTTGGCAACGCGATGTTCGCTGGAGTTTATCATTCAACCCAGCGTTTGTGTAAAGCACGGATGTTCAATGACATCCTGAGCAATATCCATTTCTGGGGCTGGCAATTGATCATTGTTTCCGCGGCCTTGACCCTGCCTTTTGGTATCACCACCGGCAAGGAATATGCGGAACTGGAATGGCCGATTGACATTTCAATTGCTTTAATCTGGGTGGTGTTTGCCATCAACTTTTTCGGAACGTTGATCAAACGTCGCGAACGACACATGTATGTAGCCTTGTGGTTCTATATCGCGACCATCCTGACAGTAGCGATGCTACACATTGTCAACTCTCTGGAAATGCCTGTCAGTTTTCTGAAAAGCTATTCTTTGTATGCTGGCGTTCAGGATGCTCTGGTACAATGGTGGTATGGACACAATGCTGTGGCCTTTTTTCTCACCACACCCATTCTGGGTTTGATGTATTATTACATGCCTAAAGCGGCTGACCGACCTGTCTATTCCTACCGGTTGTCTATTGTTCACTTCTGGTCTCTGGTGTTTCTATATATCTGGGCGGGTCCTCATCACCTCTTGAGTACAGCGCTTCCTGAATGGGCGCAAAGTCTGGGGATGGCGTTCAGTCTGATGCTGATTGCTCCTTCCTGGGGAGGGATGCTCAATGGTCTGCTGACGTTAAGAGGAGCCTGGGATAAACTGAGAACCGATCCTATCCTGAAATTCATGGTGGTTGCCGTCACTTTTTATGGAATGTCCACTTTTGAAGGCCCCATGATGTCGATTAAAGTGGTCAATGCTTTATCTCATTATACGGACTGGACTATCGGACATGTGCATAGCGGTGCTCTGGGATGGAACGGCTTTATGAATTTCGCGCTGGTATATTATCTGCTTCCCAAACTGTGGGGACGTAAACTTTATAGTGTCCAATTGGCGAACATCCACTTCTGGCTCGCTACCATCGGAATCATTATTTACATCATCTCCATGTGGGTGGCCGGAATTACCCAGGGGTTGATGTGGCGTGAATTTGACGCGGACGGTTATCTGGTTTATGGAAATTTTGTCGAAACGGTGATCAAGATTGTGCCGATGTATTATGTGCGGCTGATCGGTGGTCTGCTCTATTTTGGCGGAATGCTGATCATGGTCTATAACGTTGTGAAAACCATCGCAGGCGTGAAAGTCCCTGACGATGAACTTGCACAGGCTCCAGCTCGTGAAACAAAACCATTGACAGGCCTGAGTCTGCAACGTGTTCTGGAAGAACGCCCTCTTCAATTCGGAGTGCTGGTGCTTGTGGCCGCGGCAATTGGTGGTTTGGTCGAAATCGTTCCAACCTTTATTGTTAAAAGCAACATTCCCACCATTGCGTCAGTGAAACCTTATACGGCACTGGAACTGGAAGGTCGGGACATTTATATCCGGGAAGGTTGTTACAACTGCCATTCTCAAATGGTTCGTCCATTCCGGGCTGAAACCGAACGCTATGGTGAATATTCCAAGGCGGGTGAGTTTGTTTATGACCATCCATTTCAGTGGGGTTCCAAACGGACCGGACCGGATCTGCATCGCGTCGGTGGAAAATATCCTGATATCTGGCATTATCGTCACATGCAGGATCCGCTCAATACTTCGGCAGGATCTCTCATGCCCAAATATGACTGGTTGCTGTCCAACAAACTCGATACCTCAGACACTCAGGGCAAGTTGAAAGCCATGAAGGTTATTGGTGTTCCCTACTCATCAGATGAAATCAACAATGCTGTCAAGGATCTGAAAGCGCAGGCTTCAGAAATTGCGGCAAATCTTGAACAGCAGGGTATCAAAGGCTCCGCGGATAAGGAAATTATCGCATTGATCGCCTATCTCCAGCGCGTGGGAACAGACATCAAAAAAGGCATGAGCATGAGCAGCAATTCAACTCATAGCCAAAATTGA
- the ccoS gene encoding cbb3-type cytochrome oxidase assembly protein CcoS, translating to MSVIYILLPISLVFGAGALVFFIWALRTGQFDDLQTPAHRILFDEDRTNLMQK from the coding sequence ATGAGTGTGATTTACATTCTGTTACCCATTTCACTCGTGTTCGGAGCCGGTGCATTAGTGTTTTTTATATGGGCATTAAGAACCGGACAATTTGATGATCTCCAGACTCCGGCACATCGTATTCTGTTCGATGAGGACAGAACTAACCTGATGCAAAAATAA